A single window of Coffea eugenioides isolate CCC68of chromosome 7, Ceug_1.0, whole genome shotgun sequence DNA harbors:
- the LOC113778016 gene encoding thioredoxin-like protein HCF164, chloroplastic, whose amino-acid sequence MALVISTPTSIGLHRLPPFPYRAHLPSHFLKPIICPRIKLKNPTYLKIICCQTGPNSTDSSSATTEKLDVQPVPENDGNATEKAASSSDEVKVEVEVGFPEYPTKRVNKRIAVASILAAVGLFLASRLDFGVSLKDLSALALPYEEALSNGKPTVVEFYADWCEVCRELAPDIYKIKQQYKDRINFVMLNVDNTKWEQELDEFGVEGIPHFSFLDNNGNEEGNIVGRLPRQYLLENVDALARGEASIPHARVVGQYSSAGSRKVHQVADPRSHG is encoded by the exons ATGGCGCTCGTGATTTCAACCCCAACCTCCATCGGTCTCCACAGACTCCCGCCATTCCCCTATCGAGCTCACCTACCCTCCCACTTCCTTAAACCCATCATCTGTCCACGAATTAAACTTAAAAATCCCACGTATCTAAAGATTATATGCTGCCAAACCGGCCCTAATTCCACTGATTCTTCCTCTGCCACAACG GAAAAACTTGATGTACAGCCTGTACCTGAAAATGATGGTAATGCTACTGAAAAGGCAGCTTCCTCCTCCGATGAGGTGAAGGTTGAGGTTGAGGTTGGATTTCCAGAGTATCCAACCAAACGTGTTAACAAGCGGATAGCAGTGGCTTCCATTCTTGCAGCAGTTGGACTTTTCTTGGCTTCAAGATTGGATTTTGGCGTTTCATTGAAGGACCTTTCTGCTTTGGCTTTACCTTATGAAGAG GCACTTTCAAATGGGAAGCCCACTGTTGTCGAGTTTTATGCAGATTGGTGTGAAGTATGTCGGGAATTAGCTCCCGACATCTACAAAATTAAGCAGCAGTATAA GGATCGCATAAACTTTGTCATGTTGAATGTTGATAACACAAAGTGGGAACAAGAGCTTGATGAATTTGGCGTTGAGGGCATTCCTCATTTTTCGTTTCTTGATAACAACGGGAATGAGGAGGGTAATATTGTAGGGCGGCTTCCAAGGCAATACCTTCTGGAGAATGTGGATGCCCTTGCTCGCGGTGAAGCATCTATACCTCATGCTCGTGTTGTTGGACAGTATTCAAGTGCTGGATCCAGGAAGGTACATCAAGTGGCAGATCCAAGAAGTCATGGTTAA